One Coffea eugenioides isolate CCC68of chromosome 2, Ceug_1.0, whole genome shotgun sequence genomic window, tcatttttttttaaaaaaaattaaatgataaatgggaCGGGACGGGTACTCGCTGACCCGACCCTATCTCAATGGGTACCCTATAATCTGGTACCCGTTGATATGCTGGACGGATAAGGGTCAGAAAATAGTTGACCCACAAGGTACGGATCGGATCAACCAAATGATGAATGGGacgggtacccgacccgtgcCTACCCGTGCTTTGAACAATGAGTGAGACCGAGGAGACATGGTCAAGCGTATTGAACGAGTATTAGATGGATACTCACCTCTCCTGGCCTTATGCATCATCCATCACAAGCATagtgcttttttctttttaaaaagaTTCATAGAGTACAATAAATGTAGGTTAGCGTAGCAAATAGGATAGTAGGGTACATCACTCTTTTTATGATCTCCTTCCTATTTCCATGTTTTTTAACATTTTGTAGCACCACAAATCTTGTGGACCGCCTCCTCACTTGGagaatttaattatttttcttgtCTCAGTCCGTAGGTGGAACCATGAATCTTAGCGTTAAAAATGACCCAAATAAATTATCTTTTTAGCACAAAGTAGTACTTACCGACAAAAGAGCGATTCTCAGCGGGCATGGTGGAGCATGCACTTCCATCTGTATCCGTCTAAACATCGATGCCCACCTCACTCACTTAATTGGTTTTGGATTACtaaaaaaattgagatggacGTTAATGGGCATCCTCCAAGTAAAACCAATTGGTTTGACGTTTTTAAGTGGATGATGACCCACATAATCTGTCTAAATCCATTTAAAAAAGTAATAAGCAAACCCGGCACGTTTTGGTAGTACTGATGTTTCTTATATGCTGTGCTGCTATATTCCCAGAGTCCAAGACGTCGTTCAGCTCTTTCCACTCACCCGGCCAAAGGTTTCTTCTCAATCGGGCCGGGGTATTCCAATTGAGTTGTCAGAACTCATCCTAGGAGTGTCATTTTAAGCTGCCTGTTAGTTAAAGAAATTAACTTTGTGTTagttaaatggattttaaatgaaCAATTGAGTATacatcattcattcattcatttggatCCAATCCACATATATATAACCGCTTATTATATAAATTTAAACGGATTGGATTATTTAATCTATGATCCATTTATATGAAAccaataattattttttaacgTGGGATCTGTTGTGGAGGCAATGCTAGCTTTTAAATAGATTCCCGGAACACATCATTCTGTATTTCATTCATCGAAGTTCGATTGCAAATTCCGAAGCACTCACTATATAGCCAATTAATTGTCAGGTTGGAGGCCGCTCTACAAAATAATACTACAAGCATGGAAGGCAAAGTCGCTAACAGCTCCGTGCTAGAAGACGATCTTGAAAATGGTGGCACTGGAGAGGACGCGGTCGGTTTTCGCCCACCTGGTGCTGGAAACATTATTGAACTATCATCTGCCGTGGACAGAACCCTGAGCTTTAGTCGAGTTTTCAAGTCTCCCCCGACGCCAAACGAGCCCAAGGTCTACATATACCATATATGCTTGGTCGATTGCCATTTCTCATCTTAGGTTGTTCAGTCACATGTATATGTTGCCTTTCTTCAGTCCATAGATTAAACACACGACCGGCATGGCATGTACACTCAACTCTAAACTAAGTGTCAGGCTACGTACTTTTTAACATCTaaacacaattttttttaactatcaTATGATGTGATCAGGAATATCCAGCGGTGCAGACATTGTTGTTGGCTTACCAATCACTTGGAGTTGTGTATGGAGACCTTGCTACCTCTCCTGTCAACGTGTTTTCCGCTACAAACTTGACAAACGTTACTGCAGAAGATCTACTGGGGACCTTCAGCCTTATGTTTTGGAGTTTGACTATCATAGTTTGGATCAAATATGTTTTCATCGTCATTCATGCCGACGATCATGGTGAAGGTGGTACTTTCGCTTTATATTCCTATCTCCGTCGACATATAAATTTCCGGACCAAGCTTACAATTCGAAATACAAGGTGGAGCACTGATGAAAGCATGAGGTTTTCTAACCGCGCCAGTCCTCTACGTTCCAAGACCAAGGAATTCATAGAGAGAAGTATCAGAGCTCAGAATTTTATTACTGTAATTGTTTTGCTTGGAACTTGCATGGTCATTGGGGATGGAGCACTGACTCCAGCTACTTGTGGTAATTTCTGCCTCCGAACCATTCGAAGGAACAAATACATATCTTGACAGTCAGCGTTTCATAACAATCTCTTGCAAAACAAAATGTATTGTTGCTCCGTAAGAAATTCATAGCAGTATTTGAAATGCTCCTCGTGCGACTTTTGAACTAACAATAAACAGCATCTTGGGTCCAAAAAAATCAGGGTTTACAATTTGTTCGGGGTCTTtgctttttgtttcttctttttttttcaagctcttttttcccctttttatgGGCAGTACTATCAGCGGTTCAAGGTGTCCAATCCCTCTCTCCAAAGATTACCCAAGGTACGTACTTCTTGATTGAAGTTTATCTTCTTGAGAGTAAAGCAGTCCCAGGATACTCATATTAACTGCagaattttcccttttttaacTGCCGCAGACCATGTTGTGTTCACGTCCGTTGCTGTTTTGATACCACTCTTCCTCTTCCAACGCTGCGGAACAAGCAAAGTCAGCTTCACCTTCTCTCCAATCATGCTACTCTGGCTGGCTACCAATGCTTCCATCGGAATTTACAACATTTTCAAATATTATCCGTCCATTCTCAAGGCTGTGTCCCCTCACTACATAGTGCTGTTCAGTTCAAGAAATGCCAAAACTTTATGGAATCTCCTTGGTGCTGTATTCTTGGGCATAACAGGTACTGTCCTAGAATTTTCTGGAAAAGTTTTAAGGATTTTCTACTTCCGAATTTAATGAATTTGAAAGCAAAAAACTCTGAAAAGGATCTGCCAGTAAAGCTTCACTTGAACTACAAAAGGTTCACTTGAATTTCATATATTGATTGGGACAGGAGCCGAGGCCATGTTTGCTGACCTGGGTCACTTCAACAAGCAAGCAATTCAGGTGAGGAATCACAGAACCATCCATGATTGCATTTCCATCGGAAGgagaaaatacaaataagacGTGTTTACTCGTGAACCCAAAGAATATACATATGCATATTGCGTCACAGGCATATTTAGAGTTAATAAAAAGTTAGAACGCTGTACAAATTAATGCATGATCATACTATTATTTTTACTGTATACTTTTGTGATGAATGAATTTATTGGTAAGTATTTATTCGTCTAATTTCTGGCAATCATAGTTATTTGGCTACTTGATGGCAAGGCAACTTAGCTCATTCGTTGTTTTGTGCAGTGGGCTTTCTCATTCGTTGTTTATCCAGCATTAATCATCACCTACGCTGGTGAAACGGCTTACCTAATCAAGTATCCAGAGAAAATCAATAACGCCTACTACAGTTGCCTTCCGCGCCCAGTATACTGGCCTATGTTTGTTATCTCCACACTAGCCGCCGTTGTTGCTAGCCAGTCCATGATATCTGCAAGCTTTTCTATCGTGAAGCAGTCACTGACCCTCGGCTGTTTTCCTCGAGTCAAAATGGTTCACACTTCTTCCAAGCATGAAGGGCAAGTTTACTCCCCAGAAGTTAACTACGCCCTAATGATTCTCTGTGTTGGTCTTGTCATTGGATTTAAAGGTGGCGTTGCACTAGCAAATGCCTACGGTAAGCCAACCTTCCCTTCCCTCAATTACTGTCGATGATGACCGtacttacatatatatatatatatacacacacacaaattAACTAgggtaatttaaaaaaaaaatgaagttctGTTGGCTTCTATCTATACACATTGCAGGTGTGGTTGTCATCTGGGTCATGCTCATAACAACTCTTTTGACCTCGTTAGTTATGCTCGTCATCTGGAACTCCAATATACTTCTAGTCCTAGGTTTTCTCGTACCATACGTAATAATTGAGGGCATCTTCATGACGTCCATGCTTAACAAAATTCCACAAGGAGGATGGGTGCCATTTGCTATCTCAGCTATCCTTGGGACTGTGATGCTGTCTTGGACGTATGGAAGGAGTAAGAAGAGCGTTTatgaagaagaaggaaagatGAGCATTGGTGAGTTAAACCAGAAGCTATCAAGCACTTGTATCTTTAGAACGCCAGGAATTTGCTTCTTTTTTACGGACCTTGTCGATGGTATTCCACCAATTATCCGGCATTATATTCAGCACACTAATTCAGTTCGTGAGATAATGGTGGTAGTTACCATTAGAACTCTTCCCATCAAAACTGTCCTACCAGAGGAACGTTTCGTTGTGGGAAAGTTGGGAGTTGAAGGAGTTTATAGGTGTTTGGTTCAGCTAGGATACAAGGACTCGCTAAATATGGAAGGTGGTGGTTGCACTCGAGAAATTGTGGCTAAGCTACGAGGAAATGAAGACACTACAGCCGAACAACGAAAACTTCATTCTGCCTCAGAAAATGAAACTGTTTTTGTCATGGGCAGGACAATTCTTGCTGCAAATGAGAACGATGGATGGCTTGCCCGTTTCACCATAGAGTATTTGTACAGTTTTCTTCAAAAGAACTGCAGGTCATCAGTTTCGGCACTTCAAGTGCCACCGGAAAAGACAATGCAGGTTGGAATGCTATATAGACTGTAAAGCAAATCTAGGAAGTCGCCTAGTTTCTTAGTATATGCATGCTAGTACAAAATGAAGCCCTTCAAGCTAATATGTACATGAGCAGAAGAATCTAGCCTACTTTCAAGCAAAGGAATCTAGCACACTTTTCTTGTAGCCCCTAAATTGAATATCGATTACACTTGCTAACTAGAGATTCCCAACTTCTATGTGACCATCTACAAACTTTTGCCATCGTCTAATTTCAAGCTCGCACCCCCACTGATTGAAGTAGATTGTAACACAAAATTttcataaatataaataaaaaaaaaattaagttgaCATACCATGTAAAAAGAAGGGCGATTGCTTGGTTACTTTCGCACATCAAGTTACAAGCATCTATAAGTATATACAAATGAGGTTACGAAAAAGAAGATTATAAGTGTGCttggatagtaaattatttgagataattttttgaaaaaattattatagtactttttgatatgatatatatgagattAAAAGGTGATTAAAATGTgtttatattatattttacaCGCTCCATGAGGTGATGAGCCATCAAGTGATATATACCATTCTTGTTTTTAAAACCTTCTTGTGTTTCTTTTACAATAATCCGTCTCACCTCATGCGACCTTTCATGCAAGTGATACCATTCTCTAGGACAAAgttagaaagaaaacaaaatctaTCCGAACAAATACGAATGGACAACTGGAAGATGAAGCCGAGAAAAATTTCTTGCCAATGACATCGTAAGAACATTCTTGACTAAGAAACCCTTGAGCAACATAGGAAGCATAAACTACGAAAGTTTCGTGTGATGTTTTCCTACTAATCTGGAATACAAGGTCTGATTTCTTTCAAATTACAAATAAGCTCACACCCTAAAGTCAAAGCACAAAACGCACTAAACAATCACATATTAACACCATCCGAGATACTTGTATCAGCATTCACAAATATTACATCCATGTAAAAAATTAACTTCACAATGTCTCGTCTGGGAATGAACTGCCAAGGTCAGCTCGGCATGGTAAAAGAATCAGTCACCTTTACACTGAACAAACTGGTATAATTGCAAAGCAGATGCGCAGCAACCAAATCAACTAATTTGCACATATCTCGATGGAAAACAAAATTGCCATTCATTTCCTCCCAATTCTTGTTTTAACACCACCTGAAATTTGGAACCAAGTAAAAAAGGTTTTAGGATCACATCAATCTTATAAAAAAGAAACTACAGCTACAAACTACTGAAGTAACTCTGAATATTTAACCCACCTTCCACTTCTTCAAACTGAACTACCTTCACCAGGTCCGCAGCCGCATTGTACTCAAACCTGCCAGATCAAACTTCAGTTATCCAATGATATCAACAAAAAAGAGACTTTTATTATGCTGTCAGTTAGCTCAAACAAAGTAATGATAAATTATAACCAAGATAAAGAGAGGCTAAATTATTGTGCTAATGATTTATAGTATGTTATGCAGCATGCTTAAACGTTAAAAGAAACACTTTTGACAGAATAAATCAAGAATCCCAgcttacaaataaaaaatataaaatttaagcaTATGAGTTACCTAGAATACCCAAAAGAAAATACCAGATCTTGTACCTCTTACTCGAAGCAGTAATTTCGACCACATATAAAACAGAGTATATACCGTCTCAGCAGTTCAAAAACATTACGAGGAGTTGTCAAAAGTGGAAGTTATTTCTCTAAGAGACAAGAAGCAGGATTGCAGCTTTACAGCATATGAAGATATGAAAGTTAGTAAGGATGTATAATTGTTCGCTAAAGGAGCTGAGTAAACCATTGCTGCAACCTTAAATGAATAGTAGTTGTGTGATCAACAACCACAAAGCAGAAAGAACATGAGAAACTGCGGCCAGAACATAGGCTGTCCATTACCTGTTAGAGTGAAGCACATCCAGTTCATAGTCAGATGCACTTTTGGTAGCTTCTACCAGGGCATTTACAATCTCTGCCTTTCGAGTACTAGCCATAAGTATATCATAC contains:
- the LOC113762352 gene encoding potassium transporter 26-like translates to MEGKVANSSVLEDDLENGGTGEDAVGFRPPGAGNIIELSSAVDRTLSFSRVFKSPPTPNEPKEYPAVQTLLLAYQSLGVVYGDLATSPVNVFSATNLTNVTAEDLLGTFSLMFWSLTIIVWIKYVFIVIHADDHGEGGTFALYSYLRRHINFRTKLTIRNTRWSTDESMRFSNRASPLRSKTKEFIERSIRAQNFITVIVLLGTCMVIGDGALTPATCVLSAVQGVQSLSPKITQDHVVFTSVAVLIPLFLFQRCGTSKVSFTFSPIMLLWLATNASIGIYNIFKYYPSILKAVSPHYIVLFSSRNAKTLWNLLGAVFLGITGAEAMFADLGHFNKQAIQWAFSFVVYPALIITYAGETAYLIKYPEKINNAYYSCLPRPVYWPMFVISTLAAVVASQSMISASFSIVKQSLTLGCFPRVKMVHTSSKHEGQVYSPEVNYALMILCVGLVIGFKGGVALANAYGVVVIWVMLITTLLTSLVMLVIWNSNILLVLGFLVPYVIIEGIFMTSMLNKIPQGGWVPFAISAILGTVMLSWTYGRSKKSVYEEEGKMSIGELNQKLSSTCIFRTPGICFFFTDLVDGIPPIIRHYIQHTNSVREIMVVVTIRTLPIKTVLPEERFVVGKLGVEGVYRCLVQLGYKDSLNMEGGGCTREIVAKLRGNEDTTAEQRKLHSASENETVFVMGRTILAANENDGWLARFTIEYLYSFLQKNCRSSVSALQVPPEKTMQVGMLYRL